The segment TTAAAGGAGATCAGATTTGGGGAATCTATGGATCGGTGTCTGCAAGGGTATATATTTCTTCTCATATCTTGCTTTGTGTGGTTCTCTTGCAAGCACCAgctttcttttccttattttcaaGCATCATACCTCTCATCTGGTTTGTCATTGGTTGTTTTAATAATTCAATGGAAAGAATAAATCGCTGTGAAGCTATGTTTTCTCATTGTTTCATGCATTCTGAGCTTTCGGGATCTTCAATTTCTCTAACTTCAGATAAGTTCGTTGAGCCAGCAGATAGAATCAGACATGAAGATAACCAAATTGTTTCTAGTGCTCTTTCTTCTCATCATACATCTTCAGATTTGGATCCGTCAGCTCCTAAGACCCCCATGAAAGGTATTATTGCTGTCATAAACGTTCATACGTCATTAGACATTAAATCATATCCCAATCTATTTTCTCTTGATGGATTCTGTGTATGGATGTAATTGGACATATATGTTTATGCTCACTACATAGTTGAACCTACATCTATGGACTTGCATATCTGCATTACTTGTTCTGTATTGCCAACATTTTAGGATCTCCGATGTTGTTTCATTTACTTGGGCTTCCATGAACTTTGTTTGTATTTGGCAGATGACACTTCTAAAAATGTATCTCTTCAATTTGGAAGCTTTACCCCGGGTTTTGTGAATGGAATGCAGGTACCATACATAAGcatgtcattcatatattaCATGTGCTTTATGAGATTATGAATTATTCTTTAACAAGAAAGATTACATTTTACTTATTATTAGATATTTTTCTCTCAACTTCAGATTCCTCAAAGGACCAACTCAGCACCCCCCAACATGGATGAGCAGAAGCGCATTCAGGTAGTGTAAGCTGTCTGTGATTCCTTATGTTTGTTTTATCTGTAGATGTTACTTCAGATTGGATTGCGTAACCATCTCAATGAATGAAATCacaaaaagttcaaatgaaCTAGATAAAATAGCATGGAGAAACTTGGATTTTAGTGTGTTATTTCTGACTAAATAGATCCTTGAGTTATATATTTCCGCCAAATTCCACTTTTCTTCCAATATCGCATGTGGTTGATTGAAAAAACTGTTCCCAGAATCTGGGCATGTATCTCCTCAGTGATAGAGAGAACTAATTGTGGAGATTGTCATGGTCTAGCTGTCTTTCTTATTGGAAAATGGTAACCGTAACTTGAACCTGTTTTAAGCCGAGGAGATCATGTGTTCTCTATTTGTTTCAAGAACAATGCTCGTAGTAATATTATGGGTGTTTTCTACTTACTAGCTCTTTCAATTGCCAAAGTGATGTGCTGGTAACGCAACATTCTGTTTTGCAGGCACGATCTAGTCCTTTTAGACCACTGCAGCTTTTGTCTTCTTCTACTCCACATCAGCCGCAGCTGAGGGAGGACATTGGGAAGCCGATGAATAAAAATCCGGATCCTCAGCATTCTCATGAAAGAGATCTACCTGTTCATGTTCAGGTTCCAGCAGCTCAGGCTGTCGGTAGCATGCAGAAGTTATCTTCTCTCCCTTTTCCGGGGGTTCCAGTGAATCCTCCTTTTCTGCAGCCTCATGGTCCTGTGCAGTTCGGAATGCCTGGACCACAGGTTCAACATCAAGGAATACCTTGTTCTTCGTTCCCAATGCCAATGCCAATGCCACTACCAGTTGGAAATCCCAACCAAGTTAGGCATCCTCCATTTGTCCCTGGTCTGCAACCTCACCCTATGCAGCTTCAGGGAGCAATCCAACATGGACAAATGATGAACTTCCCTTCTAAATTTGGTCATCAGCTGAGCACTCCATTTGGCAACATGGGAGTTGGGATTCCACCACAGTTTGGGCAGCATGTTAGGAAGGTTAATTCTCGCAAATCTGTTAAAATTACTCATCCCGACACTCATGAAGAGTTGAAACTAGATGAGAAGGTTGACATGAAATTGGATGGTGGTTCATCTGGCTTGGGAATACATCATCCTGGGGGCTTACCATCACAGCCTATGCATTATGGTCCCTCTCGCCCTATGAGCTTTTCCCCACAGATGTCCCCGAATCCTATGTTCTTACAAAACGCTCCTTCAGTTCCTATAACAAACTCCCTTGTGGCTCCCTGCGCTCCAGGACTGGGATATAGCTCTTCAGGTAGGAAAGATTACTAACTTTTGTTCGTAAATGTAGTTTTAGatacttgtatattttttctctGCAACTTTAATGTATGTGCGCGATTTCTGTTTCACCAACTTCAGTTCAAATGGCAATTAACCAAGCTCCTGGCTCTGTAAGAAGAGAGGTTTTGGCATCTTCATATCCAGTTTCCATGAAGACAGCAGAAACAGAAAAGGCACTGCAACCACCTTTGAGAGTTAACTCTAGTGAAGAGGGATCAAGGATTCTCTCGGAAACCTCTGTTGAGGCATCAGAAGCTGCCTCCAAGCCAACAACTTTTGCTTCACCCTCAAGCACACCACTTGTTTCTGTCGATATACCTCCTTCTGGTAGTGCTACATCTATAGGAAGCAATGTTAACCATGTTCGAGGAGTCGATTATGTTGAGACCGAGTTGAAGAACCCTCCAAAGAAAAGCCAATTGCATCCTCAACAACTACGAGAGGTATGTTTACTTTATGATAGTGCAGTTTTCACATGTCTTCACATCTCTAGTTTCTCTCGAACTACCCATAGGGCCTAATTTCTGGCAAGGAGAGACCTTTGATTTTtctgattatttaattatttcttatttagttAAACATGACTTGAGCATTCTCATAACTTTGTCATTCTATGAATTAGGAAGGAAATTCCACGTCCAAATCGAATCCTACTCCAACATATTCAGTAGACCGTATTTCTGAAGGTCAAAATGCTGCAACTATTGAAACCCAAGCAGCAGTGAAAGAAACTCAAACTGGAAGAAACTCAAATGAATGGAATGCATCGGGTCAAGTATCAAGCACAGGAGGCTGTGAAACTAACAATGTAGTTCATCAGTTGTCACATTCTGCTGCTTCCTTATCAGATTGCAATATTTCTAAAATTGTGGTGCCTGTTgctacaaataataataaagaagttTTGCCTTCTGCATCTGGAGCAAAGTGTAATGAGGACTCtcatattcatacttcaccGTCATCTCCATCATATACCAAAACTAGGGGAAAAGTCTCTGAGGAAACAAAAACTGAATATCGCCGTGTTCAAGGATCAAGTCCAAAGGATAAACATACAAATAAGGTGAAAGGTGCAAACTCCAGGGGAAAGAAAAAGAGGAGAGAAATTCTTCAGAAAGCTGATGCAGCTGGAGATACATCTGATCTTTATATGGCATTTAAGGGACCCAAGGAGAAACTACAATCTTCTGTTTCTTCAGGAAGTGTTGAGAGTTGTTCCAGTCTCACGGCAAGGAAGATATCATCAAGTTCCAATGAAGATTTTTCGGCAAATGAAGATAAAAAGAGTACAGCTGAACCAAACAGCTGGGAAGATGCTGCTATGTCAACTCCAAAGTTGGAAACTTCTGGTGAcaataaaattgttaataataaTCTTAGGCATCCAAATGGTGGAAGTGATACTACAGGACACATGAGATACTCAAGAGATTTCCTTCTTACCCTTTCTTCTCATTTTGGTGATCTCCCTGATAATTTTGAAGTTCCGTGGCATATGGCGGAGGCCCTTTTGAGTCCTAACTCTAGCATTTCGAAAGGGGTAGATTTTAACAAGAATGGTCCAAACTTCGGTCCTGGACAAATTAATAGCAGACAAGGCAGCTCTTCTTGGTCTGACAACCGTCCTACTGGAATGGCAGATGATGGCAGGTGGACCAATGAGCAACATATTGATATCAACCAAGGGGGAAATGCTAATGGTGCTCGTCCGGGTCGAGGAAACCACAAGAGTATGAGGAGTCTACAAGGACAGCTACCTAACCAATATGTATCTGTGTTTCCTGCTGGAACAATGCTGCCATTAGCCTCTCAGGGAGGAATACAACATATTCGGTCCGATGCCAACCGCTGGCAGCGGGTTTCTGGCTCCCGAAAAGGTTCATTTGCTTCTCACTCTCCACTGCAAGTTATGCACAAAGCTGACAAGAAATATGAGATACGCAAAGTGACTGATGCAGAAGAGGCAAAACGTAGACACTTGAAAGCTATCCTCAACAAGCTAACGCCACAAAATTTTGAGAAGCTGTTTGAGCAAGTAAAGGAGGTTAATATTGATAGTGCTACCACTCTTGCTGGTGTAATTTCCCAGATATTTGACAAAGCTCTCATGGAGCCAACATTTTGTGAAATGTATGCAAATTTTTGTTATCATCTAGCCGGGGAACTTCCTGATTTTGTGGAGGACAATCAGAAAATAACCTTCAAGAGACTGCTCCTAGATAAATGCCAGGAGGAGTTTGAGAGAGGTGAAAGAGAAGAAGCAGAAGCCGACAGTATGGAAGAGGATGGAGCGGTAAAGCTGTCAGAGGGAAAGAGAGAGGAGATGAGGTTACAAACACGAAGAAGGATGTTAGGTAACATCAGATTGATTGGAGAATTATACAAGAAGAAGATGCTTACAGAGAGGATAATGCATGAGTGCATCCAGAAATTGCTTGGGCAGTACCAGACTCCAGATGAGGAAGATATTGAGTCTCTCTGCAAGCTTATGAGCACTATAGGAGAAATGATCGACCATTCCAAGGCAAAGGATTACATGGACGCGTATTTTGATATGATGACGacaatggctaacaatacagaTTTGTCTACTAGGGTGAGGTTTATGTTGATGGACATTATtgatttgagaaaaaataagtGGCAGCAAAGAAGAAAAGTAGAAGGCCCCAAAAAAATAGAGGAAGTGCGAAGAGATGCTGTGCAAGAACGTCGAGCTCAGGTTGGTCGGTCCCCTCGTGGTTCAAGCACTGTTTCCTCTGCTAGAAGAGGGCAGCCTGCAGATTTAAGTCCTCGTCCATCCATGTTTTCTTCTCCAGCTCCTCAGATGACTCCATTTCGTGGAATACCATCACAAAATCGTGGATTTGGAAGCCAGGATTGCAGGTTAGAAGCTAAACATCCACATGAGAGTAGGACATCATCAGCTACCATGCCACAGCGATCTATTGATGATTATAAAACAATGAGCCTTGGTCCGCGGGGAGGCCCCGGAAGGGGAACGCCTTTCAGGGGTCAAGCAATGCATTCTGCTGGTCCCGTGACTGCCAGTGCAGGTGGGTGGTCACCATACAATTCAAGACAAGAATCAATATCCAAATATGCTCCAGGGACAGTTGTGAAGCCTACAGCTAATTATGCTCGGCCAAATCAACATGAGCACGCACATTACGCAGAAAAAGAATTAACAAATACAAATCGTCCTTTTGGGGCATCTGCCGAACCACCAGCGTCAAATTCACCAGGAACGATATGGTCTGAAGAACGTCTTGGAGAAATGTCGATTGCAGCTATTCGTGAATTTTACAGGTATAATTTCTCTCTCCATTGTTTAATTTTTCTACACCCTATTTGCTAATCCTTTCTTTTACGGTGAATTTATGAAAGGAGTTGtgttgaaaaatatacaagTGACCAGTGCATTACCgatcataaaatataaagatagATTACAACTTGAGAATTATTCAGAATCTGCATCATAGCAAGAGTGTAAAAGAACCATCTGAAGGAAATGATAAGACCAgctaattaattatgaaaagtttACTTTCTTGAGACATGATAACTTCTACAGACTTTATGCCTCAGTTAATTCATGTGATCAAGTATTTGTTGCACATATCTGTAACGTGaaagttattttagttaggaAAAGTATTTATATGATTGTAGCATCACATTCAGGAAGCCGACATTTTTAAGAAACTCGTAGCAAAGAAAACTACAAACGACATTTACATAATGTACACGGAGTTATTTTCTCATTCAGTTTGACTACATGAGAGGAGATTCATTCAAGGATTTTATTTGGATAATCTCAAGAATCCTTCTCTTCCTATACACACCTTTTACAGTTATTAACTTATGATGCGTGTGATTTTCTGGTTCCAGTGCAGTTGATGAGGACGAAGTTGTTCTACGCATTGGAGAATTGAACTCACCAAGCTTTCATCCAATGATGCTATCGATATGGGTAAATGACTCGTTTCAGAGGAAAGAAAGGGACAGGGATCTTCTTGCTCGGCTTCTTATCAGTCTTACAAAGTCAAAGGTGGTACTGGAAACCAAACATCTCATTGAGGGGTAAGCTGACTATTTCTTATCTAATGCCATCCGActcttttcttataattttcttttctcttaacAGGTTTGAATCAGTTTTAGCTACTTTGGAGGACGAAGTTACTGATGCTCCAAAAGCAGCTGTATTTCTTGGTCGCATTTTCGGTAGATTAATCAGCGAAAATGTGATCTCTCTGAAAGAAGCAGGACATCTTATACAACATGGTGGTGAGGAGTCTGGTCATCTTCTGCAAACTGGATTGGGATACGAAGTTCTCGAAAGTACATTTGACCTTATAAGATCAGAGAAGGGAGAATCAGCCTTGAAAGATATCTGCAGCGCATCCAGCACACAGTTGGAAGATTTTAGACCTCCTGTTCTGTCCAAATGAACCATTTTTTAATCATTAGGTGGTGACAATAACCTTTTGTTTTCGACCTGGTTAATggttattcattaattttaccTAAGAACAAATGCAGAAGCAGGACAACTGAATATGCAGAATATTTTGAGTAATGCTTAGGCATGTATACATGACTGTTGATATCAACTTTGTGAAGCATATATCAATTTGGTTTACTGGGCTATGTGTTTTCCAAGATAGTTTAATGTTGTAGGTAATTTCTTCCCTTCTGTCCAAGCCTTACTGGACAGAGTTCTGTACCTGTGGTGGGAGCCGGGATGTAGCAGTCTAGCAGATACGCCCTCCCGCCCCCCACCCCCCAAATTACAACTAATTCTCACTTCTGAATTAAACTCAATGAAACCACCTCCCCTTATGTTTTTTAACCTTGTTGGGAGGTAGCAGGTACTAAACGGAAGATTAGCGATGTACATAAGTTGGTttgttatacaaaaaaatattgatatatatgcatCGAAGTATCTAATGTgaaattattagaaaataaattggCAACTCTACAATCGTATCGAAAAATGTATTTTCAGCTCTTCTTCCAGGGGAACAGTCTTTGATAGCGCTCTTGCATGACGAGAACAGACTGTGCACGAAGTGTGGGAAAATCTTAATGAACACACTAACTACAAGAGTTGATTTGTTGTACCAATGGATCTTTCTATACGATGACAAACTTTATTCGGATTAAatgttataactatagtttgatttaattgtgtccACGTGGCAAACTGTTATCAGTCGCTTCACTCTCTGCTCACCAGTCTTTCCCTCGCCtctctctgctttatacaaacaggaatgtataaattgtgtttctgtttgtataaagaaatagaaaattatatatacacatgcaaatacatatatctttgtCCGataaacttataattatataatacaaatattctCCAGCTCAGTTCTCTTTTggattatacaaatacaatgtataatttatgtttgtataaagagagagagaaagatatttgatatacaaacattttatttcgattcaattatatacaaattcaaattttatacaaatacataaaattaaattaagagaTTGTCAACAATTTATACAAACGAGACGCTcacaaaaattataatcaaacaCAACTATGATAAATTCCAATTAAAGTGAAAACTATTTGAAATCTACAGCCGAACACCTACCAAATTacttaattcaaatataaaatttcaaggAATTTTTTCACAAACATCCCGTGGGATTCACAGTTTACTTTTGTCAACCGTAATATATAAATCATTCACTCATTACACACAattatacatgtattatatATCCGTCGGTTATTTTTAGTTGAGCAACTTTTACATATATCAAACATTTagatcatatttgtatgctatagttATAGTTTCCGTAATTATTCTTCATgatataaatatgattatttcgCTTACATATCCAAAAGAAAATAGTTATATAATTTGTTTCCGTTTCGATATACATATACTGAAGATCGattgtataatttatatttgtataaagcgagaaaaagagtaaaataaaaaaaactggGTAAGAAAAGATTGTATTAgtataatcataagtgtataggacgaaaatatatttatttatatttgtatatacaattttctctcgcttcatacaaacacaaaaacaatgtatatatttgtgtttgtataaagtgagagtgGCGAGTGAAatctgggagagtggcgagtgaGATCTCGAAAAACgaaaatacatgtatatatatatatatatatatgaaattttctctcactttatacaaacacaaacacattttatacttgtgtttgtataaaagtgagagaggcgagggagagATCGAGAGTAGCAAGCGAGATTCACCAGGAGAGttgtaatataataatatttaaatcaaaatatatttatagcatttaatttaacttaataGTTTGTTTtgtaatatacaattttccctttttagttTAAGCGGAAGTGATGCAATTTACAGAATTGTCCACCCTTGGTTTAAATTAGGGTTTTCCACACACAGTCCAACAAGGCCCAGTTGGTTTACAAATTCGGGTCAACCCGAACATCACAAATAATGGGCCGATTAAATTATACAGAGTAAACTTCTTTTGACGCTACAAAAATAAACCCTAGTTTTTCTTTGCTCTCACCCTTCAGAAGCAGCCGCTCCAATTCCTCCATCAACACTAAAAAATGGTAAACTTTTTCCTCTATGCATTATGATTAGCTTGTTAAATCTGAGTATTCATTTGTTCGAAGTGTCAAAAAAGCTGTTTTTTACTTGTTAAATGAATGTGTTTTgcgtttttttgtttttttattggttTATGATGAAAAGGGTTGAATTGTTGTGTGGAATTGTTTTTTGGGTCATAGTCTGTTCGAGCTATTCATTTGGTTTATTGAATGTTATTGGAGAATGCTAAAGATTacatttttttgtgtgtgattTGGATAGAGTGAATGattttttggtaatttggtAGTAATATTTGTTAACCCGGAAAAGCAAATGGTAGTATATGTTTcaattgtttcattttatggAAATGTATTGAGATAATGAGTTAGTTGTATGGAGGTTGTGAAAAGGCAGAGTTGTTTAGTGTACATTAAAATAGGAAAATCTGTTCTTAATGAGATGCGATGGTGTAGATAGCTATGATTTTTTAATGTGAAATATGCTATTTGTGCTGCAGACTAAGAGGACCAAGAAGGCTGGAATCGTTGGGAAGTATGGTAGGTGTTATAGCTCTTTTTAGTACCTTGCATTTGCCGTAATGAGTATATGttttggtatattaaatttGTTCAAGTTGTTTAATTTCTCTATCTGATATGCTTGGTTAGAAGTTTGATTCATTCTACCATTccttaaatttgttttttgcTACATTGGCAAGAGATATTGGAGTCATTCAAATCCAATAAACTTATGATATCCTATTAGGAGAAATTCTCTGCACACTGTAGGTTCCTATTAGTatgtaaatttcttatttttaactGTTGGTATTGATCACAGaaaaattatgatagaataGTATCTTTTAAAAGCACTTCAAGCTCGAGAAGAAtggatgataataatagtaGGAGATAATGGAGTAAATAGACTTTGTGAATTCTACAGATTTGAGGCTTGTAATAGTATATCGAGGAATATGATGAGATGAGTGTTGTGTATGGGCATCAAATCTTAACTTATAAGTTAAATCTCCGATCTTTGCTTATccttttgaagttttttttagaTGTTTCTGGTTAGGCTGTGTCATTAACCATGAAATAGATGGTAGTGATAGTCAACAAATGTTTTATGTCGCTATGTTTGAGCTGCTGATTGTTACTGTTA is part of the Solanum pennellii chromosome 8, SPENNV200 genome and harbors:
- the LOC107027859 gene encoding eukaryotic translation initiation factor 4G-like, producing MQRRGDQKKSESQNQYKRNSRVGGRSPSAQPQYQRVTSGKGGGSSVLPPPSPDSDSSSPTTQSFKKSDGETGPLKVTDAVQNDAPAMTSGSDKFVEPADRIRHEDNQIVSSALSSHHTSSDLDPSAPKTPMKDDTSKNVSLQFGSFTPGFVNGMQIPQRTNSAPPNMDEQKRIQARSSPFRPLQLLSSSTPHQPQLREDIGKPMNKNPDPQHSHERDLPVHVQVPAAQAVGSMQKLSSLPFPGVPVNPPFLQPHGPVQFGMPGPQVQHQGIPCSSFPMPMPMPLPVGNPNQVRHPPFVPGLQPHPMQLQGAIQHGQMMNFPSKFGHQLSTPFGNMGVGIPPQFGQHVRKVNSRKSVKITHPDTHEELKLDEKVDMKLDGGSSGLGIHHPGGLPSQPMHYGPSRPMSFSPQMSPNPMFLQNAPSVPITNSLVAPCAPGLGYSSSVQMAINQAPGSVRREVLASSYPVSMKTAETEKALQPPLRVNSSEEGSRILSETSVEASEAASKPTTFASPSSTPLVSVDIPPSGSATSIGSNVNHVRGVDYVETELKNPPKKSQLHPQQLREEGNSTSKSNPTPTYSVDRISEGQNAATIETQAAVKETQTGRNSNEWNASGQVSSTGGCETNNVVHQLSHSAASLSDCNISKIVVPVATNNNKEVLPSASGAKCNEDSHIHTSPSSPSYTKTRGKVSEETKTEYRRVQGSSPKDKHTNKVKGANSRGKKKRREILQKADAAGDTSDLYMAFKGPKEKLQSSVSSGSVESCSSLTARKISSSSNEDFSANEDKKSTAEPNSWEDAAMSTPKLETSGDNKIVNNNLRHPNGGSDTTGHMRYSRDFLLTLSSHFGDLPDNFEVPWHMAEALLSPNSSISKGVDFNKNGPNFGPGQINSRQGSSSWSDNRPTGMADDGRWTNEQHIDINQGGNANGARPGRGNHKSMRSLQGQLPNQYVSVFPAGTMLPLASQGGIQHIRSDANRWQRVSGSRKGSFASHSPLQVMHKADKKYEIRKVTDAEEAKRRHLKAILNKLTPQNFEKLFEQVKEVNIDSATTLAGVISQIFDKALMEPTFCEMYANFCYHLAGELPDFVEDNQKITFKRLLLDKCQEEFERGEREEAEADSMEEDGAVKLSEGKREEMRLQTRRRMLGNIRLIGELYKKKMLTERIMHECIQKLLGQYQTPDEEDIESLCKLMSTIGEMIDHSKAKDYMDAYFDMMTTMANNTDLSTRVRFMLMDIIDLRKNKWQQRRKVEGPKKIEEVRRDAVQERRAQVGRSPRGSSTVSSARRGQPADLSPRPSMFSSPAPQMTPFRGIPSQNRGFGSQDCRLEAKHPHESRTSSATMPQRSIDDYKTMSLGPRGGPGRGTPFRGQAMHSAGPVTASAGGWSPYNSRQESISKYAPGTVVKPTANYARPNQHEHAHYAEKELTNTNRPFGASAEPPASNSPGTIWSEERLGEMSIAAIREFYSAVDEDEVVLRIGELNSPSFHPMMLSIWVNDSFQRKERDRDLLARLLISLTKSKVVLETKHLIEGFESVLATLEDEVTDAPKAAVFLGRIFGRLISENVISLKEAGHLIQHGGEESGHLLQTGLGYEVLESTFDLIRSEKGESALKDICSASSTQLEDFRPPVLSK